Proteins encoded within one genomic window of Alteribacter populi:
- the folE gene encoding GTP cyclohydrolase I FolE has product MSEVNHQKIEEAVTMILEAIGEDPNREGLLDTPKRVAKMYAEVFQGLNQDPKEHFATVFGEDHEELVLVKDIPFHSMCEHHLVPFFGVAHIGYIPSGGKVTGLSKLARAVDAVCKRPQLQERITSTIAESIVETLEPLGVIVVVEAEHMCMTMRGVKKPGSKTITSAVRGVFEENDAARSEVLSLIKS; this is encoded by the coding sequence GTGAGTGAAGTAAACCATCAAAAAATAGAAGAAGCTGTTACGATGATTTTGGAAGCAATTGGAGAAGACCCGAACCGGGAAGGTCTTTTAGATACACCGAAGCGTGTCGCAAAAATGTATGCCGAGGTTTTTCAAGGTTTAAACCAAGACCCGAAAGAACATTTTGCAACCGTCTTTGGAGAGGACCACGAGGAACTTGTCTTAGTAAAAGATATTCCTTTTCACTCGATGTGTGAACACCATCTCGTTCCTTTTTTCGGAGTAGCACATATTGGATACATACCAAGCGGAGGGAAAGTTACTGGTTTGAGTAAACTGGCAAGAGCGGTTGATGCCGTTTGCAAAAGGCCGCAACTCCAGGAGAGAATTACTTCGACAATTGCAGAAAGCATCGTAGAAACGTTGGAACCTTTAGGAGTTATTGTAGTGGTGGAGGCAGAACATATGTGTATGACAATGCGCGGTGTGAAAAAGCCAGGATCCAAAACAATCACGTCTGCAGTCAGAGGTGTGTTTGAAGAAAACGATGCTGCTCGTTCAGAGGTCCTTTCTTTAATAAAGAGCTAA
- a CDS encoding heptaprenyl diphosphate synthase component 1 has product MATSMDYLNEDIKKIKADFYEVIQHPYLRRYLQDPIIDHDQVILLYYLLRRKEFDFSYIKNSVLSTVLVQTALNVHETVSVTPWRSETVKRQRQLTVLSGDYYSSLYYYVLAKVDDVPFIRVLSRSIQEINEAKMNVYEGGTDQLQTLKDIRAIESLLIRNVAVFYHSEQWAQPLEEFFYFKVLLNTRYHWIERNHETPLTASLLTRKGQKRNELSFALEKEIEASKVKLHSFSYEWIPIREYILSRVDELLTEHGVVQDFVVEEG; this is encoded by the coding sequence ATGGCGACGTCAATGGATTATCTAAATGAGGATATTAAAAAGATCAAGGCGGATTTTTATGAGGTAATTCAGCATCCTTATTTACGCCGATACTTACAGGATCCGATCATAGATCATGATCAGGTTATCCTCCTTTATTACTTGCTGCGGCGAAAAGAGTTTGACTTTTCCTACATAAAAAACAGTGTCCTCTCTACTGTCCTTGTTCAAACCGCACTCAATGTACATGAAACAGTCTCTGTAACGCCATGGCGCTCTGAAACGGTGAAGCGGCAACGGCAGTTAACTGTCCTATCAGGAGACTATTACAGCAGCCTCTATTATTACGTTTTAGCTAAGGTTGACGATGTTCCTTTTATTCGCGTACTTAGCCGATCGATTCAAGAAATCAATGAAGCAAAAATGAATGTGTATGAGGGTGGCACTGACCAGCTTCAAACGTTAAAAGATATTCGCGCGATCGAATCATTATTAATTAGAAATGTAGCGGTATTTTACCACTCCGAGCAATGGGCACAACCGCTTGAAGAGTTCTTTTATTTTAAAGTGCTTCTCAATACGAGGTATCATTGGATTGAGAGGAATCATGAGACACCGCTTACAGCCTCGCTTTTAACGAGAAAAGGTCAAAAGAGAAACGAACTTTCTTTCGCTCTTGAAAAGGAAATCGAAGCTTCGAAAGTGAAGCTCCACTCTTTTTCTTATGAGTGGATTCCAATTCGTGAATATATACTTTCAAGAGTGGATGAATTACTCACCGAACATGGTGTAGTCCAGGATTTTGTTGTAGAGGAAGGGTAA
- the mtrB gene encoding trp RNA-binding attenuation protein MtrB has protein sequence MAQSPEYIVIKARENGVNVIGLTRGSDTRFHHSEKLDKDEVMIAQFTEHTSAIKVRGKATIQTSHGEMNTND, from the coding sequence TTGGCACAATCACCCGAGTATATCGTGATTAAGGCGCGTGAAAATGGTGTTAACGTCATCGGGTTAACGAGAGGGTCGGATACAAGATTTCACCATTCCGAAAAGCTGGACAAAGATGAAGTGATGATTGCTCAATTTACTGAACATACCTCTGCTATAAAAGTAAGAGGAAAAGCTACGATTCAAACAAGTCATGGTGAAATGAATACAAACGACTAA